A part of Chloroflexota bacterium genomic DNA contains:
- a CDS encoding sulfotransferase yields the protein MIFGREPTPIFICGHPKAGTSLLTSLLDGHPEMVVYPEETLFFRRFLPAIGGKSISEKLALADELLIHIFQWNQEEPPEHQKDYPDRDYSDIDFDKVHQTLAELIPSGEASDKVFLEAALQAFGQVSGSLITETHYWVEKTPYNEFYADKIFEWWPGAKCVHVIRDPRDNFISYKLKQPDWNAKIFAWNWVRSTRAGLANQAKYGGDRYFLIQFEELLRNPEYETRRLAEFLGLDWDESLLQPTRVGDSWRGNSMFDDKFQAISMDPIDRWKDLISTFDLAIVQAIADRAMTAVGYELAEIPMGDLSIQEKVRVLRERAVARLKNAL from the coding sequence ATGATATTTGGTCGTGAACCAACTCCAATTTTTATCTGTGGTCATCCCAAAGCTGGTACAAGTCTATTAACATCATTATTGGATGGTCATCCAGAAATGGTTGTCTATCCGGAGGAAACTTTATTCTTCCGGCGCTTTCTCCCTGCAATTGGGGGGAAGAGCATCAGTGAAAAACTGGCTTTGGCTGATGAACTACTTATCCATATCTTCCAGTGGAATCAGGAAGAACCTCCTGAGCACCAAAAAGACTACCCGGATCGAGATTACAGTGACATTGATTTTGATAAGGTGCATCAGACATTGGCAGAACTGATCCCTTCTGGCGAGGCGTCGGATAAGGTTTTCCTGGAGGCTGCGCTTCAGGCTTTCGGGCAGGTATCAGGTTCATTAATTACGGAGACTCACTATTGGGTGGAGAAGACCCCTTATAACGAGTTCTATGCCGATAAAATCTTTGAGTGGTGGCCGGGAGCCAAGTGTGTGCATGTTATCCGAGATCCGCGAGACAATTTCATATCATATAAGCTAAAACAACCCGACTGGAATGCAAAGATTTTTGCCTGGAACTGGGTACGTTCCACCCGAGCAGGTCTGGCCAACCAGGCGAAATATGGCGGTGACCGCTATTTCCTGATCCAATTTGAAGAGCTGTTGCGTAATCCGGAATATGAAACCCGGCGTCTGGCTGAGTTTCTTGGCTTGGACTGGGATGAATCGTTGCTGCAGCCCACTCGCGTTGGGGATTCTTGGCGGGGTAATTCAATGTTCGATGATAAATTCCAGGCAATCAGCATGGACCCGATTGATCGCTGGAAAGATCTGATCTCAACTTTCGATTTGGCCATCGTTCAGGCAATTGCCGATCGTGCAATGACGGCGGTGGGTTATGAGCTGGCAGAAATCCCCATGGGTGACCTCAGCATTCAAGAGAAGGTTCGGGTTTTGAGGGAAAGAGCAGTTGCCAGGCTGAAAAACGCCTTATAA
- a CDS encoding bifunctional sulfate adenylyltransferase/adenylylsulfate kinase, with protein MTDKSDLLISPYGGKLIDLLVKGEERAELLKLAGTYPTVRLTPRQNHDLELLAVGAFSPLDRFMGQDDYESVLNDMRLTDGTIWPIPITLNINKEDLPEEGDWVTLRDVHNQIMAVMKLEEVFRFNWQEEAEKVYGTTDLKHPIVSEMAGWGELCISGELKVLNLPAYDDFTELRLTPAETRAKLIEMGNANVVAFQTRNPMHRVHEELTKRAQKQVGGSLLIHPVVGMTKPGDVDHYTRVRIYKALVENYYDDNTLLALLPLAMRMGGPREAVWHAIIRRNYGANYFIVGRDHAGPGKDSKGEPFYGPYDAQEMLTGVVDEVCVKMVPFELVVYLPDEDRYELASQVPEGANVATISGTQVRDDYLAKGIPLPEWFTRPETAQILLEAHPPRYKQGFCIWFTGLSGAGKSTIAKHLINMLAEYGRNPTVLDGDVVRTHLSKGLGFSKEDRDTNILRISFVGGEIVRHHGTVVCAAISPYRQARREARKMFPDGHFIEVFVDTPLAVCEERDIKGLYARARAGEIKGFTGIDDPYEAPLEPEIRLDTVGVTPKENAREIIDYLLKTGYLQEANGNGK; from the coding sequence ATGACTGATAAATCTGACCTGCTGATCTCACCCTACGGCGGCAAACTGATTGACCTGCTGGTGAAGGGCGAAGAACGCGCCGAATTATTGAAATTGGCTGGAACTTATCCTACAGTCCGCCTGACCCCCCGGCAGAACCATGACCTGGAACTGCTGGCGGTTGGGGCTTTTTCACCCCTGGATCGCTTCATGGGGCAGGACGACTATGAATCGGTTTTGAACGATATGCGCTTGACCGATGGCACCATCTGGCCAATCCCGATCACACTCAACATCAATAAGGAAGACCTGCCGGAAGAAGGCGACTGGGTCACCCTGCGCGATGTGCACAACCAGATCATGGCTGTGATGAAGTTGGAAGAGGTCTTCCGCTTCAATTGGCAGGAAGAAGCCGAGAAGGTATATGGCACCACGGACCTGAAACACCCGATCGTTTCAGAAATGGCTGGCTGGGGTGAACTTTGCATCAGCGGTGAGCTGAAGGTTCTGAACCTCCCTGCGTATGACGATTTCACTGAACTGCGCCTGACACCGGCCGAGACCCGCGCAAAACTGATCGAGATGGGCAACGCCAATGTGGTTGCGTTCCAAACCCGTAACCCGATGCACCGTGTTCACGAGGAACTGACCAAACGCGCTCAGAAGCAGGTTGGCGGCAGTCTGTTGATCCATCCGGTGGTTGGTATGACCAAACCCGGTGATGTGGATCATTACACCCGGGTGCGGATTTATAAAGCCCTGGTCGAAAATTACTATGATGACAACACCCTTTTGGCCTTATTGCCACTGGCGATGCGCATGGGCGGCCCACGTGAGGCCGTTTGGCACGCCATCATCCGCCGCAACTACGGCGCCAATTATTTCATTGTTGGCCGCGATCATGCCGGCCCCGGCAAGGATAGCAAGGGCGAACCTTTCTATGGCCCTTATGATGCCCAGGAAATGCTGACTGGCGTTGTGGATGAGGTTTGCGTCAAGATGGTTCCCTTCGAACTGGTGGTTTACCTGCCCGATGAGGATCGTTATGAACTGGCTTCTCAGGTGCCGGAAGGCGCTAATGTGGCTACAATTTCCGGGACCCAGGTCCGCGATGATTATCTGGCCAAGGGCATCCCGCTGCCAGAGTGGTTCACCCGACCTGAAACCGCCCAGATCTTGCTCGAGGCTCATCCCCCACGGTATAAACAGGGCTTCTGCATCTGGTTCACCGGTTTGAGCGGTGCTGGCAAGTCCACCATTGCCAAACACCTGATCAACATGCTGGCTGAATATGGCCGCAACCCCACCGTTTTGGATGGCGACGTCGTTCGGACCCACCTTTCCAAGGGTCTTGGTTTCAGCAAGGAAGACCGTGATACCAACATCCTGCGGATCAGCTTTGTGGGTGGCGAGATTGTCCGACATCACGGAACCGTGGTTTGCGCTGCGATCAGCCCCTACCGCCAGGCCCGACGGGAAGCTCGCAAGATGTTCCCCGATGGACATTTCATTGAGGTTTTCGTGGATACCCCACTGGCAGTTTGTGAAGAACGCGACATCAAGGGCCTTTATGCCCGGGCGCGTGCTGGTGAGATCAAGGGCTTCACTGGGATTGATGATCCCTATGAGGCACCGTTGGAACCTGAAATCCGGCTCGATACCGTCGGCGTGACCCCCAAGGAAAATGCCCGAGAGATCATTGATTATTTGCTCAAGACCGGCTACCTGCAGGAAGCGAACGGCAACGGGAAATAA
- a CDS encoding sugar ABC transporter substrate-binding protein gives MKKTSKLILLLFITIFVLTACQSKAAETPAAPETSGTAVLRLGTRDGSTLLDLHQSTIALYEADNPDVLVQLEAVADRDYDTRLQTMFTAGAAPDIMQLADESIPEFVAQGDLVALDDYFPTSFDSAAYLPNLLAPGQVDGDQYLLPKSYSTLAIYYNKTLFDEAGVPYPEDGWTWDDLLDVALDLTQDLDGDNAPDIWGLQLPATWTTGFEYWVAAAGGQLVSDNGKDFVGYMDSEAVINAVTFYADLYNKYRVSPPPTDLEAAYGGNTEFVDGNAAMLLFDRSIEAELLTNRNIELGVVGLPQGEERANILFWEGYGVASTSAYPRTAANFLTFYTGEQGNEVWLNTSLPTVLSVAESSGLSTDPIASVWINELSYVVPRAYTFTPYWDEAGVPALAAALQTAILEKNADISALMTQAALDAQTALDALLGN, from the coding sequence ATGAAAAAAACATCTAAATTAATACTTCTTCTATTCATCACCATCTTCGTGCTGACAGCCTGCCAATCCAAGGCGGCTGAAACACCCGCAGCCCCTGAAACCAGCGGTACAGCCGTGTTGCGGCTAGGCACCCGTGACGGCAGCACCTTGCTGGACCTGCATCAATCGACCATCGCCCTCTATGAAGCAGACAACCCGGATGTTCTGGTTCAATTGGAAGCTGTCGCGGATCGAGATTACGATACCCGCCTGCAAACCATGTTCACTGCTGGCGCTGCACCGGACATTATGCAATTAGCAGATGAATCCATCCCCGAATTTGTCGCTCAAGGTGACCTGGTTGCACTGGATGACTACTTCCCGACCTCATTCGACTCCGCGGCCTACCTGCCCAACCTGCTGGCACCCGGTCAGGTGGATGGCGATCAATACCTGCTGCCCAAGTCCTATTCCACACTGGCGATCTATTACAACAAAACCCTCTTTGATGAGGCTGGCGTCCCCTATCCCGAGGATGGCTGGACCTGGGATGACTTGCTGGATGTCGCCCTGGACCTGACCCAGGACCTTGATGGCGATAATGCCCCGGATATCTGGGGGCTCCAACTGCCCGCCACCTGGACCACCGGCTTTGAATATTGGGTGGCTGCCGCAGGCGGTCAGCTGGTCAGTGACAATGGCAAGGACTTTGTCGGTTACATGGATTCGGAAGCCGTGATCAATGCCGTGACCTTCTACGCTGATCTCTACAATAAATACCGCGTCTCGCCGCCCCCCACAGATCTGGAAGCTGCCTATGGCGGCAACACAGAGTTCGTGGATGGCAACGCTGCCATGCTGCTCTTTGACCGCTCAATTGAAGCCGAACTGTTAACGAACCGGAATATTGAACTCGGTGTCGTAGGCCTGCCGCAGGGTGAAGAACGTGCCAATATCCTCTTCTGGGAAGGCTACGGCGTGGCCAGCACCTCAGCGTATCCCCGCACCGCTGCCAACTTCCTGACCTTCTACACCGGTGAACAGGGTAATGAAGTCTGGCTGAACACCAGTCTCCCCACTGTTCTATCCGTGGCTGAATCCTCCGGTCTTTCCACCGACCCCATCGCAAGCGTCTGGATCAACGAACTTAGTTATGTTGTCCCCCGGGCCTACACCTTCACCCCCTATTGGGATGAAGCCGGTGTCCCCGCCCTGGCCGCCGCCCTGCAGACTGCCATTCTGGAAAAGAACGCCGACATCAGCGCTTTGATGACCCAGGCAGCGCTGGACGCGCAGACCGCATTGGATGCCCTATTGGGGAATTAA
- a CDS encoding ABC transporter permease, whose protein sequence is MKRILTIIKQDWTNVLRDNLLFYIFLAPVIMAVAVRLLAPSIETVSVRVAVNEAMPQAIQENLTEFAKVFVVPDRNSIITRVEKNDDVPGIYWEDGQYEIILQGNEQEGEELSQILLSAATSPEETADFTVITHPKESLFTEYALILVLITAVMLGAIVESFNMVRDKESGMIRAWAVSPLRMAEWTIARAIFAMLAGLVMTVTAIIIIAGVSVPWGQILIGYLSSVGIAVLIGFLLGGLSNTQLQMMATTKFIMGLYSVLPILSIFVPDSWRLLFYPFPNYWMFVIFQNIFVRPRSAPVGFLAACGLTLAVTMVYLAILTPILRKKLRLK, encoded by the coding sequence ATGAAGCGAATACTAACGATCATCAAACAGGACTGGACCAATGTTCTGCGTGACAACCTCCTGTTCTACATTTTCCTGGCCCCCGTCATCATGGCGGTAGCCGTTCGCCTCTTAGCCCCCTCCATCGAAACGGTTAGTGTCCGCGTGGCAGTCAATGAAGCCATGCCCCAAGCCATTCAGGAGAATCTGACCGAATTTGCCAAAGTCTTTGTGGTCCCTGACCGCAATTCCATCATCACACGAGTGGAAAAGAACGATGATGTCCCCGGCATTTACTGGGAAGACGGTCAATATGAGATCATCCTACAGGGTAACGAACAGGAGGGTGAAGAACTTTCCCAAATCCTGCTCTCCGCCGCAACCTCGCCTGAAGAGACGGCTGATTTCACGGTGATAACCCATCCAAAGGAATCCCTCTTCACCGAGTATGCCCTGATCTTAGTGCTGATCACCGCGGTCATGCTGGGTGCCATTGTGGAATCCTTCAACATGGTCCGGGATAAGGAAAGCGGCATGATCCGCGCCTGGGCCGTTTCCCCCCTGCGGATGGCTGAATGGACCATCGCCAGAGCAATTTTTGCAATGCTTGCCGGGCTGGTGATGACCGTCACCGCCATCATCATCATTGCTGGTGTCTCCGTCCCTTGGGGGCAAATCCTGATCGGCTATCTGTCTTCCGTTGGCATTGCTGTGTTGATCGGCTTCCTACTCGGTGGCCTCTCTAACACCCAATTGCAAATGATGGCGACCACGAAATTCATCATGGGGCTCTATTCCGTATTGCCCATCCTGTCCATCTTCGTCCCCGATTCATGGCGGCTGCTCTTTTACCCCTTCCCGAACTATTGGATGTTTGTGATCTTTCAAAACATCTTCGTCAGACCCAGGTCCGCACCGGTTGGGTTCTTGGCTGCTTGTGGACTGACCCTGGCGGTCACGATGGTCTATCTGGCAATCCTCACCCCGATCCTGAGGAAAAAGCTGCGCCTGAAATAA
- a CDS encoding ABC transporter permease, with the protein MIRKFSNMIAQDFLLTFRSGHIYVILAMAALILILVFALPVEINTDAQEYFYDGSEAGIFEQYLVALGAEPEVLLSSKSELHSTLTESQRALGVIFQGSLEAPEFEIIVQGNISQENINLLEKSLDTIIQTLQGTYQPTEAELTILNENSEPIPLNKNMIPIFMSFEVILLGFLIGAVLIFQSKQEGTIRAYRVSPGGTLIFILSKVLLYDVISLIYGLVVSLIAFGTSPNYMQLSLLIIGSSTLMTLLGLAIAVFFTNISEWFFAGATLLIGAMLPMLSYAMPVFSPAFITWIPTYEIIFGFRNVLFEMGSAAALNQTFLILGISVLVSFAVCYLAVYKRLMKAGL; encoded by the coding sequence ATGATCCGAAAGTTCTCCAACATGATCGCTCAGGATTTTCTGCTCACATTCCGCAGCGGTCATATCTATGTCATCCTGGCGATGGCGGCGCTCATCCTGATCCTGGTCTTTGCGCTGCCGGTGGAAATCAACACCGACGCCCAGGAATATTTCTATGATGGCAGCGAGGCCGGTATTTTTGAGCAGTATCTGGTTGCCCTCGGCGCGGAACCGGAAGTGCTGCTCTCCAGCAAATCCGAATTGCATTCAACCCTTACTGAAAGCCAACGGGCGCTGGGTGTGATCTTTCAAGGTTCGCTCGAAGCCCCCGAATTTGAGATCATCGTTCAGGGCAATATCTCCCAGGAGAACATCAACCTGCTAGAGAAGTCCCTGGATACCATCATCCAAACACTGCAGGGCACCTATCAGCCCACAGAGGCCGAATTGACCATCCTGAACGAAAACAGCGAACCAATCCCGCTCAACAAGAACATGATCCCAATCTTCATGAGCTTTGAAGTGATCCTGTTGGGCTTCCTGATCGGCGCCGTGTTGATCTTCCAATCCAAACAGGAAGGAACTATCCGTGCCTACCGGGTCAGCCCTGGTGGGACATTGATTTTCATCCTATCCAAGGTCCTGCTCTATGACGTGATCTCGCTGATCTATGGCCTGGTGGTTTCGCTGATTGCCTTCGGAACTTCACCCAATTACATGCAGCTCAGCTTGCTGATCATTGGCAGCAGCACCCTGATGACGCTGCTGGGCCTAGCGATTGCGGTTTTCTTTACCAATATCTCCGAGTGGTTCTTTGCCGGGGCCACGCTCCTGATCGGGGCCATGCTGCCGATGTTGTCCTATGCCATGCCGGTTTTCTCCCCGGCCTTCATCACCTGGATCCCCACCTATGAGATCATCTTCGGCTTCCGGAATGTCCTCTTTGAGATGGGCAGCGCGGCTGCACTCAACCAGACCTTCCTGATCCTGGGAATAAGCGTATTGGTCAGCTTCGCCGTTTGTTACCTCGCTGTTTATAAACGCCTGATGAAAGCGGGGTTATGA
- a CDS encoding ABC transporter ATP-binding protein, translating to MIEIKHLTHRYPGADKNALEDITFTIEKGEIFGFLGPSGAGKSTTQAIITSLLPLQQGEVSVDGVPVTKLGKSFFNRLGVSFELPYIYERLTGFENLKFYAGLFDVPTEDPIKLLTMVGIAESAHQKAGKYSRGMKQRLNFARSLVNKPEILFLDEPTAGLDPGTAAMIKDIIHQQIDRGATIFLTTHNMFTADELCDRVAFINEGKLVAMDTPRNLKLQHGQNSVQVEYGNGDQFKTASFSLDNPEEKEAFSKLVETKSIQTIHTQEATLEEIFLKLTGRRLA from the coding sequence ATGATTGAAATTAAGCACCTCACCCATCGTTATCCCGGTGCGGATAAAAACGCCCTGGAAGACATCACCTTTACCATTGAAAAAGGGGAAATCTTTGGTTTCCTGGGGCCCAGCGGCGCAGGCAAAAGCACCACCCAGGCGATCATCACCAGTCTGCTCCCCTTACAGCAAGGCGAAGTTTCGGTGGATGGCGTTCCGGTAACCAAACTGGGGAAATCCTTCTTCAATCGGTTGGGCGTGTCCTTTGAACTACCTTACATCTACGAAAGATTGACCGGCTTTGAAAACCTCAAATTCTATGCCGGGTTGTTCGATGTCCCCACAGAAGACCCTATCAAGCTGCTGACGATGGTCGGCATCGCCGAATCAGCCCACCAGAAAGCCGGAAAATATTCCCGCGGCATGAAGCAAAGGCTGAACTTTGCCCGTTCACTGGTCAACAAGCCGGAAATCCTGTTCCTCGATGAACCCACTGCCGGCCTTGACCCCGGCACCGCTGCGATGATCAAGGACATTATCCACCAGCAGATTGACCGCGGGGCCACGATTTTCCTAACCACCCACAATATGTTCACTGCTGATGAGCTTTGTGACCGGGTGGCCTTCATCAATGAAGGTAAGCTGGTGGCGATGGATACCCCCCGCAATCTCAAGCTCCAACACGGTCAAAATAGCGTCCAGGTGGAATATGGCAATGGCGACCAGTTCAAAACGGCCAGCTTCTCACTGGATAACCCCGAGGAAAAGGAAGCCTTCAGCAAATTAGTTGAAACCAAATCCATCCAGACCATCCACACCCAGGAAGCTACTCTGGAGGAGATCTTCCTGAAGCTAACCGGACGGAGACTGGCATGA
- a CDS encoding TetR/AcrR family transcriptional regulator, whose product MLKETFFNLAADKRDRIIDIAIQEFADNPYDVASISNIVREAEITKGTFYQYFEDKQDLYKYLIELGIEEKLNLLKDLPAGDLSGNLFDYVRRLFQSAVQFEVNEPGLARVAYRAFVEEVPFPKMAEEMRRRGPTQLFKQLLTQGIHHGEISPWADVNLAAFIMETTFYQFGRYAIKRLKLDDPNVDPDQIFEDPEAQALLDNLIRVFEKGIAYK is encoded by the coding sequence ATGCTAAAAGAGACCTTCTTCAACCTCGCAGCTGACAAACGCGACCGGATCATCGACATTGCCATTCAGGAATTTGCGGACAATCCGTATGACGTCGCTTCCATTTCCAATATCGTCCGGGAGGCAGAAATTACCAAAGGCACCTTTTACCAATACTTCGAGGATAAACAGGACCTTTACAAATACCTGATCGAACTCGGGATCGAAGAAAAACTCAATCTACTCAAGGATTTACCTGCCGGGGACCTCTCCGGCAACCTTTTTGATTATGTCCGGCGCCTTTTCCAATCGGCAGTCCAATTTGAGGTGAATGAACCCGGCCTTGCCCGGGTAGCTTATCGCGCTTTTGTTGAAGAAGTCCCCTTCCCAAAAATGGCGGAGGAGATGCGCCGGCGCGGGCCCACCCAGCTCTTCAAACAGCTGCTTACCCAGGGCATCCACCACGGTGAGATCAGCCCTTGGGCTGATGTAAACCTGGCAGCATTCATTATGGAAACCACCTTCTACCAGTTCGGCCGCTATGCCATCAAACGCCTGAAACTGGATGATCCGAATGTCGATCCAGACCAGATCTTCGAAGATCCGGAAGCGCAAGCCCTACTGGATAACCTGATCAGGGTATTTGAAAAAGGCATTGCCTATAAATAA
- the chrA gene encoding chromate efflux transporter, producing the protein MTDNGGQRQRLGEIASVFLRLGFTAFGGPAAALAMMRQEVVLKRKWLTEDEFLDFWGISNLVPGPNATELAIHIGYRYAGWPGLVLAGVCYIIPAMAIVLGLAWAYVAYGGLPALTGVLDGVKPVVVAILLWALWGMLRPRIKKILGLVVTGAVFVGYLWSGRPILWLLAGGVVMWLMYWLKSHKTPPSLLLAGAPLIVRARVLLRPLVPFNLWRLFWVFLKAGSLMYGSGYVLLAFIQDDLVNKLGWLTQSQLLDAIAVGQVTPGPLATTATFVGYLTGGLGGAALATLGMFLPGFIFVLLTHPLLRRMQESAPWRHFLDGVNFAALGLMAGVIWDIGRTVALEPLGIGVGLISLLLLVIFELPAPWLILGGAMVGVGKVLLGF; encoded by the coding sequence ATGACTGATAACGGCGGTCAGCGGCAGCGTTTAGGGGAAATTGCATCTGTTTTCCTGCGCCTGGGCTTCACAGCTTTTGGGGGTCCGGCGGCGGCCCTGGCGATGATGCGCCAGGAAGTTGTGCTGAAACGTAAATGGCTGACCGAGGATGAATTTCTCGATTTTTGGGGGATTTCCAACCTGGTGCCGGGCCCGAATGCCACGGAACTGGCGATTCACATTGGATACCGCTACGCAGGATGGCCAGGATTGGTTCTGGCAGGGGTCTGCTACATTATCCCCGCTATGGCAATTGTGCTGGGGCTGGCGTGGGCTTATGTTGCGTATGGGGGCTTGCCGGCGCTGACCGGGGTTTTGGATGGAGTCAAACCGGTCGTGGTTGCTATATTGTTATGGGCATTATGGGGGATGCTGCGACCAAGAATCAAAAAAATTCTCGGACTGGTCGTCACCGGTGCTGTTTTCGTTGGATATCTCTGGAGTGGCCGCCCGATCCTCTGGCTTTTAGCTGGGGGCGTGGTGATGTGGCTGATGTATTGGTTGAAATCCCACAAAACACCGCCATCTCTATTGCTCGCTGGCGCGCCGTTGATCGTAAGGGCCCGAGTCTTGCTCAGGCCGCTGGTGCCATTCAACCTCTGGCGGCTTTTCTGGGTGTTCCTGAAAGCCGGGTCGCTGATGTATGGCAGCGGGTATGTCTTGCTGGCCTTCATTCAGGATGATCTGGTGAACAAGCTGGGGTGGCTGACCCAAAGCCAACTGCTGGATGCGATTGCCGTGGGTCAGGTGACGCCCGGTCCCCTGGCAACCACAGCGACCTTTGTTGGCTACCTGACCGGGGGCTTGGGTGGGGCAGCCCTGGCGACCTTGGGTATGTTCCTGCCGGGGTTCATTTTTGTGCTGCTAACCCATCCATTATTGCGCCGGATGCAGGAATCGGCACCCTGGCGGCACTTTCTGGATGGAGTTAACTTCGCTGCCCTGGGATTGATGGCGGGGGTGATTTGGGATATTGGCCGGACAGTGGCTTTGGAACCGCTGGGGATCGGGGTTGGACTGATCTCCCTGCTTCTGCTGGTCATCTTTGAGCTGCCTGCTCCCTGGCTGATACTCGGTGGGGCGATGGTGGGGGTAGGTAAGGTGCTGTTGGGATTTTAA